In Leguminivora glycinivorella isolate SPB_JAAS2020 chromosome 19, LegGlyc_1.1, whole genome shotgun sequence, a single genomic region encodes these proteins:
- the LOC125236285 gene encoding actin-related protein 2/3 complex subunit 3-like: MPAYHSTLTDYTQSIGNLALLPLRTANRGPAPNNAKLELDIIDEALNYFKANVFFRFYEIKSDADRVLIYLTLYISECLKRLQKCSNKNQGQQEMYMLAISKFDIPGEAGFPLNSVYAKPSSPQEADLMRQYLQQLRHETGARVCEKVFATEDGKPSKWWLCFAKRKFMDKSLSGPGQ, translated from the exons ATGCCT GCGTATCATTCAACTTTAACGGACTACACTCAGTCGATCGGCAACCTGGCGCTGTTGCCGCTGCGTACGGCCAACCGGGGACCCGCCCCGAACAACGCTAAGTTAGAGCTGGACATTATCGATGAAGCACTTAATTATTTTAAGGCTAATGTGTTTTTTAGGTTCTATGAAATTAAG tCTGACGCTGACAGAGTACTCATCTACCTAACCCTGTACATCTCCGAGTGCCTGAAGAGGCTTCAGAAATGCTCCAACAAGAACCAGGGCCAGCAGGAGATGTACATGCTGGCCATATCCAAGTTTGACATCCCTGGGGAAGCAGGATTCCCGCTCAACTCTGTGTATGCCAAGCCCTCTAGTCCTCAAGAAGCTG attTGATGAGACAGTATTTACAGCAACTGAGGCATGAGACTGGTGCTAGAGTCTGTGAAAAG GTCTTTGCTACTGAAGATGGCAAGCCCAGCAAATGGTGGCTCTGTTTTGCCAAGAGGAAATTTATGGACAAGTCCCTCTCCGGACCAGGACAGTAA
- the LOC125236467 gene encoding gastrula zinc finger protein XlCGF7.1-like isoform X4 produces MEDDVTIEEPSDPLDVSEEGNGSLLCGICHKTFQKNTQLQNHLRNHRAERRFVCTYCNKAFSQSNNLRAHLRIHTNERPYKCNECGKAFTQVTNLNNHVRLHTGERPFVCPEPGCNKAYAQVTNLNQHRKRHLGGRAVESTYDCTICGQQFEQRNHMYTHRRSAHYGARSPARAPARHACKLCERRFSTERQLVAHVAQHVPDQRGHEDDTEGTFLCVFSSCGARLSSPREHTEHLLRAHQLRVHAARPAQPATESVPQQPPKRGRPPKIIKVESMDDFKDSIFNDVKIIKEESQFLPKLKVQSLFQ; encoded by the exons ATGGAAGACGATGTTACCATAGAGGAGCCGTCAGACCCGTTGGATGTCTCTGAG GAGGGCAATGGCTCACTGTTGTGTGGCATTTGCCACAAGACGTTTCAGAAGAATACGCAGCTGCAGAACCACCTGCGGAACCATAGAGCTGAGAGGAGGTTCGTCTGCACCTACTGCAATAAAG cgTTCTCCCAGTCCAACAACCTGCGCGCGCACCTCCGCATACATACCAACGAGCGCCCGTACAAATGCAACGAGTGTGGGAAGGCCTTTacgcag GTGACGAACCTGAACAACCACGTGCGTCTCCATACCGGCGAGCGGCCCTTCGTGTGCCCGGAGCCCGGCTGCAACAAAGCCTATGCACAG GTGACGAATCTGAATCAGCACCGCAAGCGGCATTTGGGCGGTCGCGCCGTGGAGAGCACTTATGACTGCACCATCTGCGGGCAACAGTTCGAGCAACGCAACCACATGTACACACACAG ACGCTCGGCCCACTACGGCGCGCGCAGcccggcgcgcgcgccggcgcGGCACGCGTGCAAGCTGTGCGAGCGCCGCTTCAGCACCGAGCGCCAGCTCGTGGCGCACGTGGCGCAGCACGTGCCCGACCAGCGGGGACACGAGGATGACA CTGAAGGCACATTCTTATGTGTGTTCTCATCTTGCGGCGCTCGCCTCTCGTCCCCGCGCGAACACACCGAGCACTTACTCCGCGCGCACCAGCTCCGCGTGCACGCCGCGAGGCCTGCACAACCCGCTACCGAGTCGGTGCCACAGCAGCCGCCCAAGCGAGGACGACCGCCCAAG ATAATCAAAGTGGAATCTATGGATGACTTCAAAGATTCAATATTTAACGAT gtaaaaatcataaaggAGGAATCTCAATTTCTGCCAAAACTAAAAGTGCAGAGTTTATTCCAGTGA
- the LOC125236467 gene encoding zinc finger protein 569-like isoform X1: MDKCGICDKPAVQLFETGKEGVYACFKCSPLVPEVTMEDDVTIEEPSDPLDVSEEGNGSLLCGICHKTFQKNTQLQNHLRNHRAERRFVCTYCNKAFSQSNNLRAHLRIHTNERPYKCNECGKAFTQVTNLNNHVRLHTGERPFVCPEPGCNKAYAQVTNLNQHRKRHLGGRAVESTYDCTICGQQFEQRNHMYTHRRSAHYGARSPARAPARHACKLCERRFSTERQLVAHVAQHVPDQRGHEDDTEGTFLCVFSSCGARLSSPREHTEHLLRAHQLRVHAARPAQPATESVPQQPPKRGRPPKIIKVESMDDFKDSIFNDVKIIKEESQFLPKLKVQSLFQ, translated from the exons ATGGACAAGTGTGGAATTTGCGATAAGCCCGCTGTT cAACTATTTGAGACTGGCAAAGAAGGAGTGTATGCCTGCTTCAAGTGCTCACCGTTGGTGCCGGAGGTGACCATGGAAGACGATGTTACCATAGAGGAGCCGTCAGACCCGTTGGATGTCTCTGAG GAGGGCAATGGCTCACTGTTGTGTGGCATTTGCCACAAGACGTTTCAGAAGAATACGCAGCTGCAGAACCACCTGCGGAACCATAGAGCTGAGAGGAGGTTCGTCTGCACCTACTGCAATAAAG cgTTCTCCCAGTCCAACAACCTGCGCGCGCACCTCCGCATACATACCAACGAGCGCCCGTACAAATGCAACGAGTGTGGGAAGGCCTTTacgcag GTGACGAACCTGAACAACCACGTGCGTCTCCATACCGGCGAGCGGCCCTTCGTGTGCCCGGAGCCCGGCTGCAACAAAGCCTATGCACAG GTGACGAATCTGAATCAGCACCGCAAGCGGCATTTGGGCGGTCGCGCCGTGGAGAGCACTTATGACTGCACCATCTGCGGGCAACAGTTCGAGCAACGCAACCACATGTACACACACAG ACGCTCGGCCCACTACGGCGCGCGCAGcccggcgcgcgcgccggcgcGGCACGCGTGCAAGCTGTGCGAGCGCCGCTTCAGCACCGAGCGCCAGCTCGTGGCGCACGTGGCGCAGCACGTGCCCGACCAGCGGGGACACGAGGATGACA CTGAAGGCACATTCTTATGTGTGTTCTCATCTTGCGGCGCTCGCCTCTCGTCCCCGCGCGAACACACCGAGCACTTACTCCGCGCGCACCAGCTCCGCGTGCACGCCGCGAGGCCTGCACAACCCGCTACCGAGTCGGTGCCACAGCAGCCGCCCAAGCGAGGACGACCGCCCAAG ATAATCAAAGTGGAATCTATGGATGACTTCAAAGATTCAATATTTAACGAT gtaaaaatcataaaggAGGAATCTCAATTTCTGCCAAAACTAAAAGTGCAGAGTTTATTCCAGTGA
- the LOC125236670 gene encoding coiled-coil domain-containing protein 86, which yields MAQTVEDQVLSIVNSLKEKEPENAVETPASKSSPKKEKQNSETIRGRAKSGRFWKTQKERFATVNKTKGLTQDFKKKTALRLELKRTKELSRQVLDELKQKEQTRKERRRENIKRSAENKAKSEVVQVITNSAKLKRMRKKQLRFIQKRDTNKEVEANK from the exons ATGGCACAAACTGTAGAGGACCAGGTCCTCTCTATAGTAAATAGTTTAAAAGAAAAGGAGCCTGAAAACGCAGTTGAAACTCCAGCTTCTAAATCTTCGCCAAAAAAAGAGAAGCAAAATTCAGAAACAATTAGAGGACGTGCTAAATCTGGACGCTTTTGGAAAACGCAGAAAGAAAG GTTCGCTACAGTGAATAAGACAAAAGGACTAACGCAAGATTTCAAAAAGAAGACTGCGCTTAGGCTAGAGCTAAAGAGGACTAAAGAATTATCCCGGCAAGTACTAGATGAATTGAAACAAAAGGAACAAACTAGAAAAGAAAGGAGACGAGAGAATATCAAGCGCTCGGCCGAAAATAAAGCAAAGTCTGAGGTTGTTCAAGTCATCACTAACTCTGCCAAGTTGAAGAGAATGCGTAAGAAGCAGCTGAGGTTCATCCAAAAACGGGATA
- the LOC125236467 gene encoding gastrula zinc finger protein XlCGF7.1-like isoform X2, which translates to MDKCGICDKPAVQLFETGKEGVYACFKCSPLVPEVTMEDDVTIEEPSDPLDVSETFQKNTQLQNHLRNHRAERRFVCTYCNKAFSQSNNLRAHLRIHTNERPYKCNECGKAFTQVTNLNNHVRLHTGERPFVCPEPGCNKAYAQVTNLNQHRKRHLGGRAVESTYDCTICGQQFEQRNHMYTHRRSAHYGARSPARAPARHACKLCERRFSTERQLVAHVAQHVPDQRGHEDDTEGTFLCVFSSCGARLSSPREHTEHLLRAHQLRVHAARPAQPATESVPQQPPKRGRPPKIIKVESMDDFKDSIFNDVKIIKEESQFLPKLKVQSLFQ; encoded by the exons ATGGACAAGTGTGGAATTTGCGATAAGCCCGCTGTT cAACTATTTGAGACTGGCAAAGAAGGAGTGTATGCCTGCTTCAAGTGCTCACCGTTGGTGCCGGAGGTGACCATGGAAGACGATGTTACCATAGAGGAGCCGTCAGACCCGTTGGATGTCTCTGAG ACGTTTCAGAAGAATACGCAGCTGCAGAACCACCTGCGGAACCATAGAGCTGAGAGGAGGTTCGTCTGCACCTACTGCAATAAAG cgTTCTCCCAGTCCAACAACCTGCGCGCGCACCTCCGCATACATACCAACGAGCGCCCGTACAAATGCAACGAGTGTGGGAAGGCCTTTacgcag GTGACGAACCTGAACAACCACGTGCGTCTCCATACCGGCGAGCGGCCCTTCGTGTGCCCGGAGCCCGGCTGCAACAAAGCCTATGCACAG GTGACGAATCTGAATCAGCACCGCAAGCGGCATTTGGGCGGTCGCGCCGTGGAGAGCACTTATGACTGCACCATCTGCGGGCAACAGTTCGAGCAACGCAACCACATGTACACACACAG ACGCTCGGCCCACTACGGCGCGCGCAGcccggcgcgcgcgccggcgcGGCACGCGTGCAAGCTGTGCGAGCGCCGCTTCAGCACCGAGCGCCAGCTCGTGGCGCACGTGGCGCAGCACGTGCCCGACCAGCGGGGACACGAGGATGACA CTGAAGGCACATTCTTATGTGTGTTCTCATCTTGCGGCGCTCGCCTCTCGTCCCCGCGCGAACACACCGAGCACTTACTCCGCGCGCACCAGCTCCGCGTGCACGCCGCGAGGCCTGCACAACCCGCTACCGAGTCGGTGCCACAGCAGCCGCCCAAGCGAGGACGACCGCCCAAG ATAATCAAAGTGGAATCTATGGATGACTTCAAAGATTCAATATTTAACGAT gtaaaaatcataaaggAGGAATCTCAATTTCTGCCAAAACTAAAAGTGCAGAGTTTATTCCAGTGA
- the LOC125236283 gene encoding short-chain specific acyl-CoA dehydrogenase, mitochondrial has protein sequence MLSVLAKSVPALVPIRNARCIASLSALSDTYQMLQQTCRDFAEGELKPNAAKFDREHLYPGDAIKKMGELGLMAIATPEELGGAGLDYLAYAIALEEISRGCASAGVIMSVNNSLYLGPVMHFGNDKQKQEFVTPFCTGDPVGCFALSEPGNGSDAGAASTVAKDGGDKWVLNGTKCWITNGYESKASVVFATTDKSLKHKGISAFLVPKPTKGLDLGKKEDKLGIRGSSTCSLIFEDCEIPKENILGKPGMGFKIAMMTLDAGRIGIASQALGIAQASLDVAIEYASKRMAFGKPIMKLQAIQSKLSDMALQLESARLLTWRAAWLKDNKKPFTKEAAMAKLAASEAATFLAHQCIQILGGMGYVSDMPAERHYRDARITEIYEGTSEIQRLVIAGQLIKEYGL, from the exons ATGTTGAGTGTTCTGGCAAAATCAGTTCCAGCATTAG TTCCTATTCGTAATGCAAGATGTATAGCTTCGCTGTCGGCCCTGTCAGACACGTACCAAATGCTCCAACAGACGTGTCGGGACTTCGCGGAGGGGGAACTGAAACCCAACGCAGCTAAATTCGACCGTGAGCATTTGTACCCTGGAGATGCTATCAAGAAGATGGGTGAATTAGGTCTCATGGCCATAGCAACGCCTGAAGAGCTTGGTGGGGCAGGCTTGGACTACCTGGCGTATGCTATAGCACTGGAAGAGATATCCCGAGGGTGTGCGTCGGCGGGAGTCATCATGTCGGTCAATAATTCCTTATATCTGGGGCCAGTGATGCACTTTGGCAATGATAAGCAGAAGCAGGAGTTTGTAACCCCATTCTGCACTG GTGATCCTGTGGGTTGTTTTGCTCTATCAGAGCCAGGAAATGGATCTGATGCTGGTGCAGCATCAACAGTGGCTAAGGATGGTGGAGACAAATGGGTTTTAAATGGAACCAAATGCTGGATAACCAATGGATATGAAAGCAAAGCCTCAGTTGTGTTTGCCACCACAGACAAAAGCTTAAAGCACAAGGGGATCTCTGCATTTTTAGTACCAAAACCCACTAAAGGCTTAGATTTAGGGAAGAAGGAAGATAAACTAGGTATCAGGGGATCATCAACTTGCTCTCTAATATTTGAGGACTGTGAGATCCCGAAGGAGAATATTTTGGGCAAGCCGGGTATGGGATTCAAGATTGCCATGATGACTTTGGATGCTGGCAGGATTGGTATTGCTTCACAGGCATTAGGTATTGCTCAG GCCTCCCTAGATGTCGCCATAGAATACGCGTCAAAACGCATGGCATTCGGCAAACCTATAATGAAGCTGCAAGCCATTCAAAGCAAGTTGTCAGACATGGCGCTACAGTTAGAGTCGGCTAGACTACTGACGTGGCGCGCGGCGTGGCTGAAGGACAACAAAAAACCTTTTACTAAGGAGGCTGCCATGGCGAAACTTGCGGCATCAGAAGCTGCAACATTTTTGGCTCACCAATGCATACAG ATTCTTGGTGGCATGGGTTACGTGTCGGATATGCCTGCAGAGAGACATTACAGAGATGCcagaattactgaaatatacgAGGGAACATCAGAGATTCAGAGGCTTGTTATAGCTGGGCAGCTGATCAAAGAATATGGCCTATAA
- the LOC125236467 gene encoding zinc finger protein 135-like isoform X3, whose translation MDKCGICDKPAVQLFETGKEGVYACFKCSPLVPEVTMEDDVTIEEPSDPLDVSEKNTQLQNHLRNHRAERRFVCTYCNKAFSQSNNLRAHLRIHTNERPYKCNECGKAFTQVTNLNNHVRLHTGERPFVCPEPGCNKAYAQVTNLNQHRKRHLGGRAVESTYDCTICGQQFEQRNHMYTHRRSAHYGARSPARAPARHACKLCERRFSTERQLVAHVAQHVPDQRGHEDDTEGTFLCVFSSCGARLSSPREHTEHLLRAHQLRVHAARPAQPATESVPQQPPKRGRPPKIIKVESMDDFKDSIFNDVKIIKEESQFLPKLKVQSLFQ comes from the exons ATGGACAAGTGTGGAATTTGCGATAAGCCCGCTGTT cAACTATTTGAGACTGGCAAAGAAGGAGTGTATGCCTGCTTCAAGTGCTCACCGTTGGTGCCGGAGGTGACCATGGAAGACGATGTTACCATAGAGGAGCCGTCAGACCCGTTGGATGTCTCTGAG AAGAATACGCAGCTGCAGAACCACCTGCGGAACCATAGAGCTGAGAGGAGGTTCGTCTGCACCTACTGCAATAAAG cgTTCTCCCAGTCCAACAACCTGCGCGCGCACCTCCGCATACATACCAACGAGCGCCCGTACAAATGCAACGAGTGTGGGAAGGCCTTTacgcag GTGACGAACCTGAACAACCACGTGCGTCTCCATACCGGCGAGCGGCCCTTCGTGTGCCCGGAGCCCGGCTGCAACAAAGCCTATGCACAG GTGACGAATCTGAATCAGCACCGCAAGCGGCATTTGGGCGGTCGCGCCGTGGAGAGCACTTATGACTGCACCATCTGCGGGCAACAGTTCGAGCAACGCAACCACATGTACACACACAG ACGCTCGGCCCACTACGGCGCGCGCAGcccggcgcgcgcgccggcgcGGCACGCGTGCAAGCTGTGCGAGCGCCGCTTCAGCACCGAGCGCCAGCTCGTGGCGCACGTGGCGCAGCACGTGCCCGACCAGCGGGGACACGAGGATGACA CTGAAGGCACATTCTTATGTGTGTTCTCATCTTGCGGCGCTCGCCTCTCGTCCCCGCGCGAACACACCGAGCACTTACTCCGCGCGCACCAGCTCCGCGTGCACGCCGCGAGGCCTGCACAACCCGCTACCGAGTCGGTGCCACAGCAGCCGCCCAAGCGAGGACGACCGCCCAAG ATAATCAAAGTGGAATCTATGGATGACTTCAAAGATTCAATATTTAACGAT gtaaaaatcataaaggAGGAATCTCAATTTCTGCCAAAACTAAAAGTGCAGAGTTTATTCCAGTGA
- the LOC125236282 gene encoding 5'-AMP-activated protein kinase catalytic subunit alpha-2 isoform X1 — protein sequence MEKPDKLVASGVQPIVKIGHYTLGATLGVGTFGKVKIGEHQLTKHKVAVKILNRQKIKSLDVVGKIRREIQNLKLFRHPHIIKLYQVISTPTDIFMIMEYVSGGELFDYIVKRGKLQEHEARRFFQQIISGVDYCHRHMIVHRDLKPENLLLDHNMHVKIADFGLSNMMMDGEFLRTSCGSPNYAAPEVISGKLYAGPEVDVWSCGVILYALLCGTLPFDDEHVPTLFRKIKSGIFPIPEYLNKSVVSLLCTMLQVDPMKRASIEDVKKHEWFQKELPGYLFPSPVEQDSSVIDTEAITEVCDKFGVKEHEVHNALLSGDPHDQLAIAYHLVIDNKRIADEAAKAEIKDFYVASNSPPAVTESGRPHPERIAPLRDKTSPVQPQQDKARGTPVKRAKWHLGIRSQSKPNDIMLEVFRAMKALDYEWKVINPYHVRVRTLNKMTTKHVKMSLQLYQVDYKSYLLDFKSLSGEKEDCDEDLASPMAPPPPMAPPSASLQSLQPQGHHTMEFFEMCAALIIQLAR from the exons ATGGAGAAGCCTGATAAGCTAGTGGCGAGCGGGGTGCAGCCGATCGTGAAGATCGGGCACTACACCCTGGGCGCCACGCTCGGGGTCGGCACGTTCGGAAAAGTGAAGATCGGCGAACACCAGCTCACGAAGCATAAGGTCGCGGTCAAGATCCTGAACCGACAGAAGATAAAATCACTTGATGTTGTTGGAAAAATCCGTCGTGAGATACAAAATTTGAAGTTATTCCGGCATCCTCATATCATCAAATTGTACCAG GTGATCTCAACTCCGACAGACATCTTCATGATAATGGAGTATGTGTCTGGTGGAGAGCTGTTTGACTACATAGTGAAACGCGGCAAGCTGCAGGAGCATGAAGCGCGCAG ATTCTTTCAACAGATAATTTCCGGTGTGGACTACTGTCATCGACACATGATCGTCCACCGGGATTTGAAACCAGAGAACCTGTTGCTAGACCACAACATGCACGTTAAGATCGCGGATTTCGGTCTCTCCAACATGATGATGGACGGAGAGTTCTTGAGGACCTCCTGTGGGTCGCCAAACTATGCTGCTCCTGAG GTGATATCCGGCAAGCTCTACGCGGGCCCAGAAGTCGATGTGTGGTCCTGTGGTGTTATCCTCTACGCTCTTCTCTGCGGAACCCTTCCCTTCGATGACGAGCACGTCCCAACCCTCTTCCGGAAGATCAAGTCTGGCATCTTTCCCATCCCGGAGTATCTGAACAAGAGTGTGGTCAGCCTGCTGTGTACGATGCTGCAGGTGGACCCGATGAAGAGAGCCAGCATTGAGGATGTGAAAAAACATGAGTGGTTCCAGAAGGAACTGCCGGGGTACCTGTTCCCGTCACCGGTAGAGCAG GACAGCAGCGTCATCGACACAGAAGCCATAACCGAAGTGTGCGATAAGTTCGGCGTGAAGGAACACGAGGTCCACAACGCGCTGCTGAGCGGGGACCCTCACGACCAACTCGCTATCGCCTATCACTTGGTCATAGACAACAAGCGGATCGCCGATGAGGCGGCTAAAGCGGAGATCAAGGACTTTTACGTCGCCA GTAACTCGCCGCCGGCCGTGACCGAGAGCGGGCGTCCACACCCAGAGAGGATCGCTCCGCTGCGCGACAAGACCTCGCCTGTACAGCCGCAGCAGGACAAGGCCCGCGGTACTCCCGTCAAGAG AGCGAAATGGCATTTGGGCATCCGTTCCCAAAGCAAGCCCAACGATATCATGCTTGAAGTGTTCCGCGCCATGAAAGCGCTCGACTACGAGTGGAAGGTCATTAACCCCTACCATGTCAG AGTCCGCACCCTAAACAAAATGACAACGAAACACGTGAAGATGTCCCTCCAGCTCTACCAAGTGGACTACAAGTCGTACCTCCTCGACTTCAAGTCTCTCTCGGGCGAGAAGGAGGACTGTGACGAAGACCTGGCCTCCCCCATGGCGCCGCCGCCACCCATGGCGCCGCCGTCCGCGAGTCTGCAGAGCCTGCAGCCGCAGGGACACCACACTATGGAGTTCTTTGAGATGTGTGCAGCCCTCATTATACAGCTAGCCAGATAA
- the LOC125236282 gene encoding 5'-AMP-activated protein kinase catalytic subunit alpha-2 isoform X2, whose amino-acid sequence MEKPDKLVASGVQPIVKIGHYTLGATLGVGTFGKVKIGEHQLTKHKVAVKILNRQKIKSLDVVGKIRREIQNLKLFRHPHIIKLYQVISTPTDIFMIMEYVSGGELFDYIVKRGKLQEHEARRFFQQIISGVDYCHRHMIVHRDLKPENLLLDHNMHVKIADFGLSNMMMDGEFLRTSCGSPNYAAPEVISGKLYAGPEVDVWSCGVILYALLCGTLPFDDEHVPTLFRKIKSGIFPIPEYLNKSVVSLLCTMLQVDPMKRASIEDVKKHEWFQKELPGYLFPSPVEQDSSVIDTEAITEVCDKFGVKEHEVHNALLSGDPHDQLAIAYHLVIDNKRIADEAAKAEIKDFYVASNSPPAVTESGRPHPERIAPLRDKTSPVQPQQDKARGTPVKRKLHLTHQRTICYKKKSQIAPCTLLSSK is encoded by the exons ATGGAGAAGCCTGATAAGCTAGTGGCGAGCGGGGTGCAGCCGATCGTGAAGATCGGGCACTACACCCTGGGCGCCACGCTCGGGGTCGGCACGTTCGGAAAAGTGAAGATCGGCGAACACCAGCTCACGAAGCATAAGGTCGCGGTCAAGATCCTGAACCGACAGAAGATAAAATCACTTGATGTTGTTGGAAAAATCCGTCGTGAGATACAAAATTTGAAGTTATTCCGGCATCCTCATATCATCAAATTGTACCAG GTGATCTCAACTCCGACAGACATCTTCATGATAATGGAGTATGTGTCTGGTGGAGAGCTGTTTGACTACATAGTGAAACGCGGCAAGCTGCAGGAGCATGAAGCGCGCAG ATTCTTTCAACAGATAATTTCCGGTGTGGACTACTGTCATCGACACATGATCGTCCACCGGGATTTGAAACCAGAGAACCTGTTGCTAGACCACAACATGCACGTTAAGATCGCGGATTTCGGTCTCTCCAACATGATGATGGACGGAGAGTTCTTGAGGACCTCCTGTGGGTCGCCAAACTATGCTGCTCCTGAG GTGATATCCGGCAAGCTCTACGCGGGCCCAGAAGTCGATGTGTGGTCCTGTGGTGTTATCCTCTACGCTCTTCTCTGCGGAACCCTTCCCTTCGATGACGAGCACGTCCCAACCCTCTTCCGGAAGATCAAGTCTGGCATCTTTCCCATCCCGGAGTATCTGAACAAGAGTGTGGTCAGCCTGCTGTGTACGATGCTGCAGGTGGACCCGATGAAGAGAGCCAGCATTGAGGATGTGAAAAAACATGAGTGGTTCCAGAAGGAACTGCCGGGGTACCTGTTCCCGTCACCGGTAGAGCAG GACAGCAGCGTCATCGACACAGAAGCCATAACCGAAGTGTGCGATAAGTTCGGCGTGAAGGAACACGAGGTCCACAACGCGCTGCTGAGCGGGGACCCTCACGACCAACTCGCTATCGCCTATCACTTGGTCATAGACAACAAGCGGATCGCCGATGAGGCGGCTAAAGCGGAGATCAAGGACTTTTACGTCGCCA GTAACTCGCCGCCGGCCGTGACCGAGAGCGGGCGTCCACACCCAGAGAGGATCGCTCCGCTGCGCGACAAGACCTCGCCTGTACAGCCGCAGCAGGACAAGGCCCGCGGTACTCCCGTCAAGAG aaaattgcaccttacccACCAACGTACTATCTGCTACAAGAAAAAATCgcagatagcaccttgtacgttgttgtcgtcgaaaTAA
- the LOC125236284 gene encoding polymerase delta-interacting protein 2: MEILLRFVPTNPLRLAVSRILVSQVAHYTRLAEVGKLEAPKTSGKYDTGQLILHKVFGYRGVILFPWLARVYDRDASNKKENPEASGPGEASGDTLSNVGKEVKGRTHTFYQVLIDTRDAPYIRAQTEAVTFLGNQESSRSLYAIPGLDYVAHDDIMPYSSVERVPLQHELFDKFLMHNPDKDPPFIAQETLRAWQKKNHPWLELSDVHRETTEGVRVTVIPFYMGSRESQNCAVYWWRYCIRLENLGAAAVQLRERHWRIFSLSGTLETVRGRGVVGQEPVLARHSPAFQYSSHVSLQAPSGHMWGTFRMEREDGYTFDCRIPPFSLESKPDDAPAPPAPSA; encoded by the exons atggagatattattgagATTTGTGCCAACAAATCCATTAAGATTAGCCGTTTCTAGAATTTTAGTCAGCCAAGTAGCTCATTACACTAG ATTGGCTGAAGTCGGAAAGCTCGAAGCTCCGAAGACTTCAGGCAAATATGACACCGGGCAGTTGATTCTACATAAGGTTTTCGGGTATAGAGGAGTGATTCTGTTCCCTTGGCTGGCGAGGGTGTATGACAGAGATGCCTCCAATAAGAAGGAGAATCCTGAGGCCTCGGGTCCCGGAGAAGCCTCCGGAGACACGCTCTCTAACGTAGGCAAGGAGGTCAAGGGCAGGACTCACACCTTCTACCAGGTGCTCATAGACACAAGGGATGCACCTTACATA CGTGCGCAAACGGAGGCAGTGACGTTCCTAGGCAACCAGGAGTCATCCCGCAGCCTGTACGCCATCCCTGGGTTAGACTACGTGGCGCACGACGACATCATGCCCTACTCCTCCGTGGAGCGAGTGCCGCTGCAGCATGAGCTGTTCGACAAGTTCCTCATGCACAACCCGGACAAGG ACCCACCTTTCATAGCGCAAGAAACGCTCCGAGCGTGGCAGAAAAAGAACCACCCCTGGCTCGAGCTCAGCGACGTGCACCGAGAGACCACAGAGGGCGTGCGCGTCACCGTTATACCATTCTACATGGGCAGTCGGGAGAGCCAGAATTGTGCTGTATATTGG TGGCGATACTGCATCCGACTAGAAAACCTCGGCGCGGCGGCGGTCCAGCTCCGCGAGCGGCACTGGCGGATCTTCTCGCTCTCCGGCACCCTGGAGACGGTGCGCGGCCGCGGCGTGGTCGGGCAGGAGCCCGTGCTGGCGCGCCACTCGCCCGCCTTCCAGTACTCCAGCCACGTGAGCCTGCAGGCGCCCTCGGGACACATGTG GGGAACGTTCCGTATGGAGCGCGAGGACGGCTACACGTTCGACTGCCGCATCCCGCCCTTCTCGCTCGAGAGCAAGCCCGAcgacgcgcccgcgccgcccgcgccctcCGCGTGA